One region of Erwinia tracheiphila genomic DNA includes:
- the flgL gene encoding flagellar hook-associated protein FlgL: MRLSTAMIYDQQMRGISTSQASWLKVGEQLSSGKRVVNPSDDPVAAAQAVVLSQAQAETSQYKIARSFATTIISEEETNLQQVTSVIQSAQTAVVAAANGTLSDDDRASYAQQLTGMRDQLLNLANSTDGNGRYLFGGYKTDSAPFTQDSSGNVTYSGGTTAITQKVDSSRTMITSHTGDQVFIALTSNARAEPDGSTSEANIFTTLNTAINALNTPIASADDDAVQASEDALDKANRGLSNSLNNVLAVRSVLGTQLNELSNLDSKGDDTAVNQATQMSNLVDVDYTSSISSYTMQQTALQASYKVFTDMSSMSLFKLNG, translated from the coding sequence ATGCGTCTCAGTACCGCAATGATTTACGATCAGCAGATGCGAGGCATCTCCACCTCTCAGGCCAGCTGGCTGAAAGTCGGTGAGCAGCTCTCATCCGGTAAACGTGTAGTCAATCCCTCGGACGATCCGGTGGCGGCCGCACAGGCGGTAGTACTGTCCCAGGCTCAGGCCGAGACCAGCCAGTATAAAATCGCCCGTAGTTTTGCCACCACGATTATCTCTGAAGAAGAGACTAATCTGCAGCAGGTGACCAGCGTCATTCAAAGTGCGCAAACGGCAGTCGTGGCGGCGGCAAACGGCACGCTGTCAGACGATGACCGTGCTTCTTATGCCCAACAGCTGACAGGCATGCGAGACCAGCTGCTTAACCTTGCCAACTCTACAGACGGTAACGGGCGCTACCTTTTTGGCGGCTATAAAACCGACTCTGCGCCTTTTACCCAGGATTCGTCCGGCAATGTAACCTATAGCGGTGGCACCACGGCAATCACGCAGAAAGTCGACTCCAGCCGGACCATGATAACCAGCCACACGGGCGATCAGGTTTTTATAGCGCTCACCAGTAACGCCAGGGCCGAGCCGGACGGTAGTACCAGCGAAGCCAACATCTTCACCACGTTAAATACGGCGATTAACGCGCTGAACACGCCGATTGCCAGCGCGGATGATGATGCCGTGCAGGCCTCTGAAGACGCACTTGACAAGGCTAACCGTGGATTGAGCAACTCGCTGAATAATGTTCTGGCGGTGCGTTCCGTGCTGGGAACGCAGTTGAACGAACTTAGCAATCTTGATTCAAAGGGCGATGATACAGCGGTGAATCAGGCTACCCAAATGAGCAATCTGGTGGATGTGGATTACACCAGTTCGATTTCTTCTTACACCATGCAACAAACCGCATTGCAGGCATCCTATAAAGTCTTTACAGATATGTCTTCAATGTCTCTCTTTAAACTGAACGGCTAA